In the Helicoverpa zea isolate HzStark_Cry1AcR chromosome 27, ilHelZeax1.1, whole genome shotgun sequence genome, one interval contains:
- the LOC124643347 gene encoding angiotensin-converting enzyme-like translates to MDVLRRALVRLIFFAFFTRHAISQEYFRMGVNTNSAEASQFLREYDREASGMCYRVTMSQWKFVTNITEYNRRRMMEELALSSKFERLSWRKAAAYDSSRLSDPQGRRQLQKIVQSSRAALPDDKYSELQQLISEMKEIYNSAKICPYGQKPYDPHIPRVPYSHEFQDIPQGYQLANEPYQHYQPYTESTESNYCDMQLDPEISRILAHSRIESELLYVWKSFREQTGPKLKNRFMRYVQLANQAAENTGYRDAGDQMRAAYEDPSFRASVEEMYNQIQPLYKQLFTYVRRRLVQRYGETSVRSDGPIPAHLLGNMWAQNWKSIMDLVMPFPQSPNVDVTAEMLRQGFTPLRMFQMAEEFYTSMGLKPVPPEFWRGSMLVRPAQRTVQCTASAWDLCNRIDYRIKQCTEVTMQDLVSTHHEMAHIQYYLQYSEQPQLFRDGANPAFHEAVANAATLSVYNLPHLQRVGLYQNKSHDPYEVGMNFLMTMALEKVAYLPFAFMVDQWRWSVFEDGVQNMNSRWWQMKLRYQGVIPPIPRHESDFDPGSKYHIISDQEYIKYFLATILEFQIFEQLCSVSGHTGHLYECDVYRSRDAGRVLSEIMQAGSSKPASEIIKSMTRGKTNRISPEALVKYFRPLELWLRVQNRDEPLIGWSSNYHDVALFAPQRGGVGGSASSYLLIISVLCIVV, encoded by the exons ATGGACGTTTTGAGACGCGCGTTAGtgcgtttaatattttttgctttctTCACACGGCATGCAATATCTCAGGAATACTTCAGAATG gGGGTGAACACAAACTCAGCGGAGGCCTCTCAGTTCCTCCGCGAGTATGACAGAGAAGCGTCGGGAATGTGCTATAG GGTCACGATGTCCCAATGGAAATTCGTGACGAACATAACGGAATACAATCGACGGAGGATGATGGAGGAACTAGCCCTCAGCTCCAAGTTCGAGAGGCTCTCCTGGAGGAAGGCTGCTGCTTATGACTCCTCGAGGCTGTCAGACCCTCAGGGGAGGAGGCAGTTGCAGAAGATAGTGCAGTCTAGTAGAGCTGCGTTGCCTGATGATAAGTATTCTGAG CTCCAACAACTAATATCAGAAATGAAAGAAATTTACAACTCTGCAAAAATCTGTCCTTACGGTCAGAAGCCTTATGATCCTCACATACCCAGGGTCCCTTACAGCCACGAATTCCAGGACATACCTCAGGGTTACCAACTAGCCAATGAGCCTTACCAGCACTATCAACCTTATACAGAATCTACGGAATCCAACTACTGTGATATGCAATTGGACCCTGAGATTTCGAGGATTTTGGCACATTCGAGGATTGAGAGTGAACTGCTGTATGTTTGGAAGAGCTTTCGGGAGCAGACGGGACCGAAATTGAAGAATCGGTTTATGAGATATGTGCAGTTGGCTAATCAGGCTGCTGAGAATACTG GCTACAGAGACGCCGGAGACCAAATGCGAGCAGCGTACGAAGACCCATCTTTCAGGGCGAGCGTCGAAGAGATGTACAACCAAATACAGCCATTATACAAGCAACTATTCACTTATGTCAGGAGAAGACTGGTGCAGAGATATGGGGAGACCAGCGTGAGGTCTGATGGGCCTATTCCTGCTCATTTACttg GTAACATGTGGGCACAAAATTGGAAGTCGATCATGGATCTGGTGATGCCGTTTCCTCAGTCTCCCAACGTGGATGTGACAGCTGAGATGTTGAGGCAAGGCTTCACGCCGCTCAG AATGTTCCAAATGGCCGAAGAATTCTACACATCCATGGGTCTGAAGCCAGTACCTCCAGAGTTCTGGCGCGGGTCCATGCTAGTGCGGCCAGCACAGCGGACTGTGCAGTGCACGGCCAGCGCCTGGGACCTCTGCAATAGGATCGACTACAG GATAAAGCAGTGCACAGAAGTAACGATGCAGGACCTGGTGTCCACTCACCACGAGATGGCACACATACAGTACTACCTGCAGTACTCCGAGCAGCCGCAACTCTTCAGAGACGGAGCTAACCCTG cttttCATGAAGCGGTTGCGAACGCCGCCACTTTGTCGGTCTACAATCTTCCCCACCTGCAGAGAGTTGGActttatcaaaataa GAGTCACGATCCTTACGAGGTGGGGATGAATTTCCTCATGACCATGGCTTTGGAGAAGGTGGCTTATCTACCCTTCGCGTTCATGGTGGATCAg TGGAGGTGGTCAGTTTTTGAAGATGGCGTCCAAAATATGAATTCGAGATGGTGGCAAATGAAGTTACGTTATCAG GGAGTAATTCCACCAATACCAAGACATGAGAGTGACTTTGATCCGGGCTCTAAATACCACATCATTTCTGATCAG gaATACATCAAATACTTCTTAGCCACAATCCTGGAATTCCAAATCTTCGAGCAACTATGTTCAGTGTCCGGACACACCGGACACTTGTACGAGTGCGACGTGTATAGGAGCAGGGACGCCGGCCGCGTGCTCAG tgaAATAATGCAAGCCGGTTCTTCTAAACCCGCTTCGGAAATCATCAAATCCATGACCAGAGGCAAAACCAATAGGATATCACCTGAAGCTCTCGTCAA ATACTTCCGACCTTTAGAACTTTGGCTTCGAGTCCAGAATCGAGACGAGCCCCTCATAGGATGGAGTTCTAACTACCACGACGTCGCGTTGTTCGCTCCCCAGAGAGGGGGAGTGGGGGGGAGTGCTAGCTCCTATCTACTGATCATCAGTGTACTTTGTATTGTGGTGTAA